The following are from one region of the Bacillus methanolicus MGA3 genome:
- the pgeF gene encoding peptidoglycan editing factor PgeF, translated as MEPFVLENKEFLIIKDWVEENQGLIAGFTTRNQRWSDTPFNLGFHVAENQQDVCLNKEKLSELLEFPLSSWVGAEQTHEVFIRKVTKEDKGKGSVIYDDSLKRTDGFYTFEKDILLTLCFADCVPIYFFESKSQCLGIAHAGWKGSVNGIAEEMVASLANEGVKPDELMVVIGPSICEKCYIVDDRVIKLVQNRLEAVEKKPYNLIQENQYCLNLQELNKQILIKNGVLEEHIAVTQLCTSCHRDLFFSHRRDKGKTGRMMGFIGWKEVF; from the coding sequence ATGGAGCCGTTCGTTCTTGAAAATAAAGAGTTTTTAATTATTAAAGATTGGGTAGAAGAAAATCAAGGATTGATAGCTGGGTTTACGACCAGAAATCAAAGATGGTCTGACACACCTTTTAATCTAGGTTTTCACGTTGCTGAAAATCAGCAAGATGTATGTTTAAATAAGGAAAAATTGTCTGAACTCCTTGAGTTTCCTTTATCCAGTTGGGTCGGTGCAGAGCAAACCCATGAAGTGTTTATAAGAAAAGTTACGAAAGAGGATAAAGGAAAAGGTTCTGTTATTTATGACGACTCATTGAAGCGAACGGATGGTTTTTATACATTTGAAAAGGATATTTTATTAACTTTGTGTTTTGCGGACTGTGTCCCAATTTATTTTTTTGAATCCAAAAGCCAATGTTTGGGTATTGCACATGCTGGCTGGAAAGGGTCTGTAAATGGAATCGCCGAAGAAATGGTCGCAAGCCTGGCAAACGAAGGAGTAAAACCCGACGAATTAATGGTCGTTATCGGTCCTTCTATCTGCGAAAAATGTTATATTGTAGATGATCGTGTTATTAAATTAGTCCAAAATAGACTAGAAGCTGTCGAAAAAAAGCCATATAATTTAATACAAGAAAATCAATATTGCCTAAATTTACAAGAACTAAATAAACAAATTCTTATCAAAAATGGAGTTTTGGAAGAACATATCGCGGTTACTCAACTATGTACAAGCTGTCATAGAGACCTATTTTTCTCACATCGCCGTGATAAAGGGAAAACTGGCAGAATGATGGGATTTATCGGTTGGAAGGAGGTTTTCTAA
- a CDS encoding YggS family pyridoxal phosphate-dependent enzyme, which produces MDVSSRLAKIKADIEQACERANRLPEEVKIIAVTKYVTVERAKEALEAGILHLGENRDDGLLAKWEVLKENAVFHFIGTLQSRKVKNIIDKVEYIHSLDRLSLAKEINKRASRKMKCFVQVNVSGEESKHGISPEEVTDFVKQLEEYPNIIVCGLMTMAPYTKDNDFIRTCFRKLKELQKMVQDLNLEHAPCNELSMGMSNDYIIAVEEGATMIRIGSALVGE; this is translated from the coding sequence ATGGACGTTTCATCAAGGCTGGCAAAAATAAAAGCAGATATCGAACAAGCATGCGAAAGAGCGAATCGCCTGCCTGAAGAAGTTAAAATCATTGCTGTTACGAAATATGTCACAGTTGAAAGAGCGAAGGAAGCGCTTGAAGCTGGAATTCTTCATCTAGGCGAAAACAGGGATGACGGTTTACTGGCTAAATGGGAAGTTTTAAAAGAAAACGCTGTTTTTCATTTTATTGGCACATTGCAATCACGGAAAGTAAAAAACATCATTGATAAAGTAGAATATATTCATTCTTTGGACAGGCTCTCACTTGCGAAAGAAATTAATAAAAGGGCCAGTCGCAAAATGAAATGTTTTGTTCAAGTCAATGTATCCGGTGAAGAATCGAAGCATGGGATTTCTCCAGAGGAAGTGACCGATTTTGTCAAGCAGCTGGAAGAATATCCGAATATCATTGTTTGTGGTCTAATGACAATGGCTCCATATACGAAAGATAATGATTTCATAAGAACCTGTTTTCGAAAATTGAAGGAGCTGCAGAAAATGGTCCAAGATTTGAACCTTGAACATGCACCATGCAATGAACTGTCAATGGGAATGTCAAATGACTACATAATCGCTGTCGAAGAAGGAGCAACGATGATTAGGATTGGCTCTGCTCTCGTAGGGGAATAA
- a CDS encoding cell division protein SepF, with translation MSIKSKIKTFFFLDDEYEDQEQEMEQENFEPIKPQKQTAQKQNVVSLQSVQKSSKVVLIEPRVYAEAQDIADHLKNRRAVVVNLQRIEHDQAKRIVDFLSGTVYAIGGDIQKIGTSIFLCTPDNVEVTGNISEFMQENDYRDKRW, from the coding sequence ATGAGCATTAAATCGAAAATAAAAACATTTTTTTTCTTAGATGATGAATATGAGGATCAGGAACAAGAAATGGAACAAGAAAATTTTGAACCGATAAAGCCTCAAAAACAGACGGCGCAAAAACAAAATGTTGTTAGTTTGCAAAGCGTTCAGAAATCTTCCAAAGTTGTGTTAATCGAACCTCGGGTTTATGCAGAGGCACAGGATATCGCCGATCATTTAAAAAACCGCAGAGCAGTTGTTGTTAATTTACAAAGAATTGAACATGACCAAGCAAAAAGAATTGTCGATTTTTTAAGCGGGACTGTATACGCAATTGGTGGAGATATTCAAAAAATTGGAACAAGTATTTTCCTTTGTACACCTGATAATGTAGAGGTAACAGGCAATATTTCGGAATTCATGCAAGAGAATGATTATCGTGATAAGAGGTGGTAA
- a CDS encoding YggT family protein, which yields MEIVLDLILKLFEIYSWALIIYILMSWFPNARESAIGQFLARICEPYLEPFRRLIPPIGMIDVSPIVAFLVLKFARFGVVQVFTWFS from the coding sequence ATGGAAATAGTACTGGACTTAATATTAAAATTGTTTGAAATTTATTCTTGGGCATTGATCATTTATATTTTAATGTCCTGGTTCCCAAATGCCAGAGAATCGGCAATTGGCCAATTTTTGGCGAGAATCTGTGAACCGTATTTAGAACCTTTTAGAAGGTTAATACCTCCGATAGGCATGATTGATGTTTCGCCAATCGTTGCCTTTTTAGTGTTGAAATTTGCTAGATTCGGCGTTGTCCAAGTATTTACATGGTTTTCTTAA
- a CDS encoding RNA-binding protein, whose protein sequence is MSIYQHFRPEEREFIDRAIHWREYVETTYAPRLTEFLDPREQQILKAIVGQNEELYCHFFGGTDGVERKRALICPDYYQVEKEDFQIGLYEINYPKKFITIEHRQVLGSLMSLGLKRGKFGDILIEGDKVQFFAGKEIADYVSLQLDSIGKASVTINEIPLENAIQITESWTEETSTVSSLRLDAVISALYNLSRQKSQNLIQNGLVKVNWTLVENKSFECGEGDVISVRGYGRSKIFSIEGKTKKDKWRMIAGRQK, encoded by the coding sequence ATGTCTATTTATCAGCATTTTCGTCCTGAAGAAAGAGAATTTATTGACAGGGCTATTCATTGGAGAGAATATGTTGAAACTACATATGCCCCAAGGCTGACCGAATTTTTGGATCCCCGTGAACAGCAAATTTTAAAAGCAATTGTTGGACAAAATGAAGAATTATACTGCCATTTTTTTGGCGGAACGGATGGAGTTGAGAGAAAAAGGGCATTAATATGCCCCGATTATTATCAAGTTGAAAAAGAAGATTTTCAAATTGGCTTGTATGAAATCAATTATCCGAAAAAATTTATAACGATCGAACATCGTCAAGTCCTTGGAAGCCTTATGTCTCTTGGCTTAAAACGGGGGAAATTTGGCGATATCCTGATTGAAGGCGATAAGGTTCAATTTTTTGCTGGGAAAGAAATCGCAGATTATGTGAGTTTGCAATTAGATTCAATCGGCAAAGCTTCTGTTACTATAAATGAGATACCTTTGGAAAATGCGATTCAAATAACCGAATCGTGGACAGAGGAAACATCAACGGTTTCATCATTGCGCCTTGATGCGGTAATTTCTGCATTATATAATTTATCTCGGCAAAAATCTCAAAATTTGATTCAGAACGGGCTTGTAAAAGTAAATTGGACTCTTGTTGAAAATAAATCGTTTGAGTGCGGGGAAGGTGACGTGATATCCGTCCGCGGATATGGAAGATCAAAAATTTTTTCGATTGAAGGAAAAACAAAAAAAGATAAATGGCGTATGATTGCAGGCAGACAAAAATAA
- a CDS encoding DivIVA domain-containing protein, with the protein MPLTPLDIHNKEFSRSFRGYDEDEVNEFLDQIIKDFEMLIRENKELEDKLNEQTEKLDHFTNIEETLNKSILVAQEAAEEVKRNAQKEAKLIIKEAEKNADRIVNEALSKARKIALEIEELKKQSKVFRTRFKMLVEAQLDMLNNDDWDHLLEYELDATELKATSAEEEDSLA; encoded by the coding sequence TTGCCGTTAACCCCATTGGATATACATAACAAGGAGTTTAGCAGAAGTTTTCGTGGATATGACGAAGACGAAGTGAATGAATTCCTCGATCAAATCATTAAGGATTTTGAAATGTTAATTCGCGAGAATAAAGAATTGGAAGACAAGCTGAATGAACAGACAGAAAAGCTTGATCATTTTACAAATATAGAAGAAACATTAAATAAATCAATTTTAGTAGCGCAGGAAGCAGCAGAAGAAGTAAAGAGAAACGCTCAAAAAGAAGCAAAACTAATTATTAAGGAAGCAGAAAAGAATGCCGACCGCATTGTTAATGAAGCGCTGTCTAAAGCGAGAAAAATCGCTCTTGAAATTGAAGAGTTGAAAAAACAATCGAAAGTTTTCCGCACAAGGTTTAAAATGTTAGTTGAAGCCCAGTTGGACATGTTGAATAATGATGATTGGGATCATTTGCTTGAATACGAACTTGATGCAACGGAATTAAAAGCAACATCAGCAGAAGAAGAAGACTCACTGGCTTGA
- the ileS gene encoding isoleucine--tRNA ligase codes for MDYKETLLMPKTEFPMRGNLPKREPEIQAKWEEMNIYQKVQERTKGRPMFILHDGPPYANGDIHMGHALNKILKDIIVRYKSMSGYHAPYVPGWDTHGLPIEQALTNKGVNRKEMTVSEFRKLCEKYAYEQIDNQRTQFKRLGVRGDWENPYITLKPEYEAQQIKVFGEMAKKGYIYKGLKPVYWSPSSESALAEAEIEYKDKRSPSIYVGFKVKDGKGILDTDTQIVIWTTTPWTIPANLGITVHPELTYIVVEEKGKKYLIAEELLESVKNELSWENPAIMKKIKGRELEYIIASHPLYDRDSLVMLGEHVTTDAGTGCVHTAPGHGEDDFNVGQKYGLDVLAPVDEKGYMTHEAPGFEGLFYDDANKSITQKLEEVGALLKLSFITHSYPHDWRTKKPVIFRATSQWFASIKDFRNELLEAVKETKWVPAWGETRLYNMIRDRGDWCISRQRVWGVPIPVFYAENGEPIITDETINHVSELFRKYGSNVWFEREAKDLLPEGFTHPGSPNGRFTKETDIMDVWFDSGSSHQAVLEEREDLQRPADLYLEGSDQYRGWFNSSLSTAVAITGKAPYKGVLSHGFALDGEGRKMSKSLGNVVVPAKVMDQFGADILRLWVASVDYQSDVRVSDAILKQVAEVYRKIRNTFRFLLGNLADFNPEKDAVPYENLREVDQFMLVKLNKLIKYVHDSYENYEFSGIYHAVNNFCTLDLSAFYLDFAKDILYIEAADNKERRSIQTVLYESLLALTKLVAPILSHTADEVWSHIPFVKEESVQLTDLPKYKELPNSKALEEKWTSFMKLRDDVLKALEEARNAKTIGKSLTAKVTLYVNDKTKALLDSIQENVKQLFIVSGFEVAGSYDEAPDHALKLDTAAIIVSKAEGETCERCWVVTPEVGQDQQHPTLCPRCATIVKEHYSHIIN; via the coding sequence ATGGATTATAAAGAAACACTGTTGATGCCGAAGACGGAGTTTCCAATGCGTGGAAATCTTCCGAAAAGAGAACCAGAGATTCAGGCAAAATGGGAAGAAATGAATATTTATCAAAAAGTGCAGGAAAGAACAAAAGGACGCCCGATGTTTATCCTGCACGACGGACCGCCGTATGCGAATGGTGATATCCATATGGGCCACGCCTTAAATAAAATCTTAAAAGACATCATCGTCCGCTATAAATCAATGAGCGGATACCATGCACCATATGTGCCTGGATGGGATACACACGGACTGCCGATTGAGCAAGCATTAACAAACAAAGGCGTAAATCGTAAAGAGATGACTGTATCTGAATTCAGGAAACTGTGTGAAAAATATGCATATGAGCAAATCGACAATCAACGCACACAGTTTAAGCGCCTTGGCGTCCGCGGCGACTGGGAAAATCCTTACATTACCTTAAAGCCGGAATACGAAGCACAGCAGATTAAAGTATTCGGTGAAATGGCCAAAAAGGGGTACATTTATAAAGGCCTTAAACCGGTTTATTGGTCTCCTTCAAGCGAATCTGCACTAGCTGAAGCAGAAATTGAATATAAGGATAAACGATCTCCGTCGATCTATGTCGGATTTAAAGTGAAGGATGGAAAAGGAATATTAGATACGGATACGCAAATCGTTATTTGGACGACCACTCCTTGGACGATTCCGGCAAATCTTGGAATCACTGTGCATCCTGAACTTACTTATATTGTTGTAGAAGAAAAAGGAAAGAAATATTTAATCGCTGAAGAACTGCTTGAATCAGTAAAAAATGAGCTTAGCTGGGAAAATCCTGCTATTATGAAAAAAATCAAAGGAAGAGAGCTTGAATACATTATCGCATCTCATCCATTGTATGATCGTGATTCACTCGTTATGCTTGGGGAACATGTCACGACTGATGCAGGTACAGGCTGTGTTCACACTGCTCCGGGACACGGGGAAGACGACTTCAATGTTGGCCAAAAATACGGTCTTGATGTGTTGGCTCCGGTAGACGAGAAAGGTTACATGACTCATGAAGCACCGGGATTTGAAGGATTATTTTACGATGATGCCAACAAATCTATCACACAGAAGCTTGAAGAAGTTGGAGCTTTATTAAAATTATCGTTTATTACGCACTCCTATCCGCATGACTGGAGAACGAAAAAACCGGTTATTTTCCGTGCTACGTCACAATGGTTTGCATCTATTAAAGATTTCAGAAACGAGTTGCTAGAAGCCGTTAAAGAAACAAAATGGGTTCCTGCATGGGGAGAAACTCGCCTCTATAACATGATCCGCGACCGCGGAGACTGGTGTATTTCCCGCCAACGCGTTTGGGGTGTACCTATTCCGGTCTTTTATGCTGAAAATGGTGAACCGATCATTACAGATGAGACAATTAATCATGTATCCGAATTATTCCGTAAATACGGATCAAACGTTTGGTTTGAACGTGAAGCGAAAGATTTGCTTCCTGAAGGCTTTACACATCCTGGAAGCCCAAACGGCCGTTTTACAAAAGAAACTGATATTATGGATGTTTGGTTTGATTCAGGATCTTCGCATCAGGCAGTTCTAGAAGAGCGAGAAGATTTACAGCGCCCTGCTGATTTGTATTTAGAGGGATCAGACCAATATCGCGGTTGGTTTAACTCATCTCTGTCAACAGCTGTTGCCATTACCGGAAAAGCTCCGTACAAAGGGGTTTTGAGCCACGGATTTGCCTTAGACGGCGAAGGCAGAAAAATGAGTAAATCTCTTGGAAATGTAGTAGTTCCTGCGAAAGTAATGGATCAGTTTGGTGCTGATATCTTGCGTCTTTGGGTAGCTTCCGTTGATTATCAATCAGATGTGCGCGTATCTGATGCCATTCTGAAACAAGTTGCCGAAGTTTACCGGAAAATCAGAAATACATTCCGCTTCCTGCTTGGAAACCTGGCTGATTTTAACCCGGAAAAAGATGCTGTTCCATATGAGAATTTGCGTGAAGTTGATCAGTTTATGCTTGTTAAATTAAATAAATTAATTAAATATGTTCATGATTCATATGAAAACTATGAGTTTTCCGGCATTTATCATGCTGTTAATAATTTCTGTACACTTGATTTAAGTGCATTCTATCTCGATTTTGCAAAAGATATTTTATACATTGAAGCTGCCGATAATAAAGAGCGCAGATCCATTCAAACTGTTCTGTACGAAAGCTTATTGGCTCTAACAAAACTTGTCGCTCCAATTCTTTCACATACAGCTGATGAAGTTTGGTCTCATATTCCATTTGTGAAGGAAGAAAGTGTTCAACTGACAGATCTTCCTAAATATAAAGAGCTCCCAAATTCAAAAGCACTTGAAGAGAAATGGACATCATTCATGAAGCTTCGCGATGATGTACTAAAAGCGCTGGAAGAAGCGCGTAATGCAAAAACAATTGGTAAATCATTAACAGCAAAAGTAACATTATATGTGAATGATAAAACGAAAGCTCTTCTTGACTCTATACAAGAAAACGTTAAACAGCTGTTTATCGTTTCAGGGTTTGAAGTAGCCGGTTCATATGACGAAGCGCCTGATCATGCATTGAAATTAGATACAGCGGCCATCATTGTTTCAAAAGCGGAAGGAGAAACATGTGAACGCTGTTGGGTTGTCACACCGGAAGTCGGCCAAGATCAACAACATCCGACACTTTGTCCGCGCTGTGCAACAATTGTGAAAGAACATTACAGCCATATAATAAACTGA
- the lspA gene encoding signal peptidase II, producing the protein MFYYIIALFVILLDQLTKWLIVKKMVYGESIEIIKNFLYITSHRNRGAAWGILQGQMWLFYTITVIVIVGIVYYIQKAAKGKLLLGVSLGLMLGGAIGNFIDRVFRKEVVDFIHTYIFSYNFPIFNIADSALVIGVILLMLQMLREEREIKEKSYGENGTHHS; encoded by the coding sequence GTGTTTTATTACATAATCGCATTGTTTGTTATTCTTCTTGACCAATTGACGAAATGGCTGATCGTAAAAAAGATGGTATATGGAGAAAGCATTGAAATCATTAAAAATTTCTTATATATTACTTCACATCGGAACCGCGGAGCAGCGTGGGGAATTCTTCAAGGACAAATGTGGTTATTCTATACGATTACAGTGATTGTCATTGTTGGAATCGTATACTATATTCAGAAAGCTGCAAAAGGCAAGCTTTTATTAGGTGTTTCCCTTGGATTAATGCTAGGGGGTGCAATCGGAAACTTTATTGACAGGGTATTCCGTAAAGAAGTGGTCGACTTTATCCACACGTATATTTTTAGTTATAATTTTCCGATTTTTAATATAGCCGACTCAGCTTTAGTAATCGGTGTCATTTTGCTTATGCTGCAAATGCTTCGAGAAGAGAGAGAAATAAAGGAGAAATCTTATGGAGAAAATGGAACACATCATTCTTGA
- a CDS encoding RluA family pseudouridine synthase, which yields MEKMEHIILDEQAGERIDKLISSINEEWSRSQVQQWIKDGQVLVNGQKVKTNYKCSLNDQIEIFIPDPEELDVLPEEMDLDIYYEDHDVIVVNKPRGMVVHPAPGHSTGTLVNGLLAHCKDLSGINGVLRPGIVHRIDKDTSGLLMVAKNDFAHESLVNQLVEKTVTRKYKAIVHGEIPHDYGTIDAPIGRDPKDRQSMTVVDNGKHAVTHFHVLERFKDFTFIECQLETGRTHQIRVHMKYIGYPLAGDPKYGPKKTLDIDGQALHAGVLGFNHPRTKEYLEFEAPLPSEFEAILAFLRNKR from the coding sequence ATGGAGAAAATGGAACACATCATTCTTGATGAGCAGGCAGGTGAACGCATTGATAAGCTCATTTCATCTATAAATGAAGAGTGGTCCAGATCCCAAGTTCAGCAATGGATTAAAGATGGGCAAGTTCTTGTGAACGGGCAAAAAGTGAAAACAAATTATAAGTGCAGCCTAAATGACCAGATAGAGATTTTTATTCCCGATCCGGAAGAGCTTGATGTTCTTCCGGAAGAAATGGATCTGGATATATATTATGAAGATCATGATGTAATAGTTGTTAATAAACCGCGGGGAATGGTTGTTCATCCGGCTCCCGGACACAGTACAGGCACTCTTGTAAATGGACTATTGGCCCATTGCAAGGATTTATCAGGGATTAACGGGGTTTTAAGGCCGGGAATTGTTCACCGAATTGATAAAGATACGTCAGGCTTATTAATGGTAGCCAAAAATGATTTTGCGCATGAAAGTCTCGTCAATCAATTGGTTGAAAAGACCGTTACGAGAAAATATAAGGCGATCGTTCATGGCGAGATTCCACACGATTATGGAACAATTGATGCCCCAATAGGACGAGATCCGAAAGACCGCCAGAGTATGACAGTCGTTGACAATGGCAAACATGCCGTCACTCATTTTCATGTACTTGAACGGTTTAAGGACTTTACCTTTATTGAATGCCAGCTTGAAACCGGGAGAACGCATCAAATTCGTGTTCATATGAAATATATCGGTTATCCGCTTGCCGGCGATCCGAAATACGGCCCGAAAAAGACGCTTGATATTGATGGCCAGGCATTGCATGCAGGTGTACTTGGCTTTAATCACCCCAGAACAAAAGAATATTTAGAGTTTGAGGCCCCTCTTCCTTCGGAATTTGAAGCAATTTTAGCTTTTCTTAGAAATAAACGTTGA
- the pyrR gene encoding bifunctional pyr operon transcriptional regulator/uracil phosphoribosyltransferase PyrR — MTQKAVVLDGQAIRRALTRIAHEIIEKNKGVDNCVLVGIRTRGIYIARRLAERITQIEGLDIPVGELDITLYRDDLTIKTTDRQPLVKGSDIPVNIADKKVILVDDVLFTGRTVRAAMDALVDIGRPAAIQLAVLVDRGHRELPIRADYVGKNIPTSSSEKIVVELVESDNIDQVSIHEKK; from the coding sequence ATGACCCAAAAAGCAGTGGTTCTTGATGGTCAGGCTATCAGAAGGGCACTTACCCGGATTGCACATGAAATCATTGAAAAAAATAAAGGTGTTGATAATTGTGTGTTAGTCGGCATCCGCACTAGAGGCATTTACATTGCGAGAAGGTTAGCAGAGCGCATCACTCAGATTGAAGGATTGGACATTCCTGTCGGGGAACTTGATATTACATTATACCGTGATGATTTAACAATAAAAACAACCGATCGCCAGCCGCTTGTGAAAGGGTCTGATATCCCGGTAAATATTGCCGACAAAAAAGTTATACTTGTCGATGATGTTTTGTTTACAGGCAGAACCGTAAGAGCTGCAATGGATGCTCTTGTTGATATCGGCAGACCTGCAGCCATTCAGCTTGCAGTCTTGGTTGACAGAGGACATCGCGAGCTTCCAATCAGGGCTGATTATGTAGGGAAAAACATACCTACCTCAAGTTCAGAGAAGATTGTTGTAGAACTCGTAGAATCAGATAATATTGATCAAGTCAGTATTCATGAAAAAAAATAG
- a CDS encoding solute carrier family 23 protein: protein MGKPVLDIKDVPSPLQWITLSLQHLFAMFGATILVPYLVGLSPAIALISSGLGTLAFLIITKWQVPAYLGSSFAFIAPIIAAKTAGGPGAAMAGTFLAGLVYGVVALVIKKAGYRWIMNLLPPIVVGPVIIVIGLALAGTAVKMAMNNPKGEYSLLHFSAAFVTLAATIIFSIYGKKLLSLIPILGGIIIGYLYSLAVGLVDLSPVKKAGIFEMPDFLIPFVDYKVNVTPDLILLMVPVAIVTLSEHIGHQLVLSKVVGRDLIKKPGLHRSILGDGTATMISALIGGPPKTTYGENIGVLAITRVYSVYVLAGAAVFAIIFGFIGKVTALISTIPTPVMGGVSILLFGIIASSGLRMLVDSKVDFGDKRNLVISSVILVIGIGGAFIKVSDHFQIQGMALAAILGVLLNLILPGREEMKENMFQLENEENNDNVA, encoded by the coding sequence ATGGGCAAACCAGTATTGGATATTAAAGATGTTCCGTCGCCGCTTCAGTGGATTACACTAAGTTTACAGCATTTGTTTGCCATGTTCGGAGCCACGATCTTAGTTCCTTATTTAGTTGGACTAAGTCCGGCAATTGCTTTAATTTCAAGCGGTCTTGGCACGCTTGCCTTTTTGATAATTACAAAATGGCAAGTTCCCGCTTACCTTGGATCATCCTTTGCTTTTATTGCTCCAATTATCGCGGCAAAGACAGCAGGGGGACCAGGGGCTGCTATGGCCGGAACCTTTCTGGCAGGCTTGGTATATGGTGTAGTAGCTCTCGTTATTAAGAAAGCCGGATATCGCTGGATTATGAATTTGCTTCCACCGATTGTAGTTGGACCTGTCATCATTGTAATTGGTCTTGCTTTGGCAGGAACAGCCGTTAAAATGGCCATGAATAATCCTAAGGGAGAATACAGTTTACTGCATTTTTCCGCAGCATTTGTGACGCTTGCGGCAACAATCATCTTTTCCATCTATGGAAAAAAGCTGTTAAGTCTGATTCCGATTCTCGGTGGAATAATCATTGGTTATTTATACTCATTGGCGGTTGGATTGGTGGATCTTTCACCTGTAAAAAAAGCCGGCATTTTTGAAATGCCTGATTTTCTCATTCCGTTTGTGGATTATAAAGTAAATGTAACACCGGATCTCATTCTTCTAATGGTTCCTGTCGCGATTGTGACATTATCAGAACATATCGGACATCAGCTCGTACTGAGCAAAGTTGTTGGACGCGATCTTATTAAAAAGCCGGGGCTTCATCGTTCCATTTTGGGAGACGGAACGGCTACCATGATTTCTGCTCTGATTGGCGGACCGCCTAAAACAACGTATGGTGAAAACATTGGTGTACTTGCGATTACACGTGTATATAGTGTATATGTTCTAGCAGGAGCAGCTGTTTTTGCCATCATTTTCGGATTCATCGGAAAAGTTACGGCTTTGATCAGCACCATTCCAACACCAGTCATGGGCGGTGTATCCATTCTTTTATTTGGAATCATTGCATCTTCTGGTTTGCGAATGCTTGTTGACAGCAAAGTGGATTTTGGCGACAAACGAAATCTTGTCATTTCATCTGTGATTCTTGTTATTGGAATTGGCGGAGCGTTTATTAAAGTATCTGACCATTTCCAAATTCAAGGAATGGCGCTTGCAGCCATTCTCGGCGTGTTGCTTAATTTGATTCTGCCTGGCAGAGAAGAAATGAAAGAAAATATGTTTCAGTTAGAAAATGAAGAGAATAATGACAATGTGGCATAA
- a CDS encoding aspartate carbamoyltransferase catalytic subunit, translating to MRQLLTTTELTIDDILEILSDAEGFAEGKIWRPKKQTFVSNLFFEPSTRTKCSFEVAERKLGLEVIPFEVSTSSVLKGETLYDTVRTLESIGVNAVVIRHNEDRYFDELVDRIQIPLINAGDGCGHHPTQSLLDLLTIKQEFGGFNGVKVAIIGDIRHSRVARSNADALVRLGAEVVFSGPEEWFDESLLAYGHYEEIDFAIRTSDVVMLLRIQHERHDAKGFRSAMEYHQAFGLTEAREKTMKFGSIIMHPAPVNRNVEIADSLVECERSRIFKQMQNGVFVRMAVLKRVLENHEGGKVNVLNDQKWPVAN from the coding sequence ATGAGACAATTGCTTACTACTACAGAATTGACAATTGACGATATTCTTGAAATTTTATCGGATGCAGAAGGGTTTGCGGAAGGAAAAATATGGAGGCCGAAAAAGCAAACCTTTGTTTCAAATCTGTTTTTTGAGCCGAGTACAAGGACAAAATGTAGCTTTGAAGTAGCTGAAAGAAAGCTCGGACTTGAAGTTATTCCTTTTGAAGTGAGTACATCCAGTGTTTTAAAAGGAGAAACGCTCTATGACACAGTAAGGACACTTGAATCAATCGGCGTGAATGCCGTTGTCATACGGCATAATGAAGACAGATACTTTGATGAGCTTGTGGATCGGATACAGATCCCACTTATTAATGCTGGAGACGGATGCGGCCATCATCCAACCCAGTCGCTGCTTGATTTATTAACCATAAAGCAAGAATTCGGCGGTTTTAACGGAGTTAAGGTAGCCATTATCGGGGATATTCGCCACAGCCGTGTTGCGAGGTCAAATGCGGATGCATTAGTACGTTTAGGTGCAGAGGTTGTGTTTTCCGGACCGGAAGAATGGTTTGATGAAAGTCTGTTAGCATATGGCCATTATGAAGAGATCGATTTTGCTATCCGTACATCTGACGTTGTCATGCTCTTAAGAATTCAACACGAGCGTCACGATGCGAAAGGTTTCAGATCAGCTATGGAGTATCATCAAGCATTCGGTTTAACAGAAGCAAGAGAAAAAACAATGAAATTCGGCAGCATTATTATGCATCCGGCTCCGGTAAACCGCAATGTTGAAATTGCCGACAGTTTAGTTGAATGTGAACGTTCAAGAATTTTTAAACAAATGCAAAATGGGGTTTTTGTGAGAATGGCAGTATTAAAGCGTGTATTGGAGAATCATGAGGGAGGTAAAGTAAATGTCCTTAATGATCAAAAATGGCCGGTTGCTAACTAA